A region from the Triticum urartu cultivar G1812 chromosome 1, Tu2.1, whole genome shotgun sequence genome encodes:
- the LOC125510489 gene encoding uncharacterized protein LOC125510489 — MAERFPTVTMGRVAMGQTEERIYRDDVIAQDHGNHRMEAVIMPQPIKDTFSILFGGDIYEIAGVVATELTGVEAGEQTSGGLVVPINSAPAPAPPEVLPETSYFVVTYFSWRQIFVF; from the exons ATGGCTGAGCGCTTCCCGACGGTGACGATGGGGCGGGTGGCGATGGGGCAGACCGAGGAGCGCATCTACAGGGACGACGTCATCGCCCAAGACCACGGCAACCACCGCATGGAGGCCGTGATCATGCCACAGCCAATCAAGGACACCTTCTCCATCCTGTTCGGCGGCGACATTTACGAG ATTGCTGGAGTCGTGGCCACTGAGCTGACCGGCGTGGAGGCCGGCGAGCAGACGAGCGGCGGCCTCGTGGTTCCCATCAACTCTGCGCCTGCGCCTGCGCCTCCAGAGGTACTACCTGAGACCAGTTACTTCGTCGTGACGTACTTCTCTTGGCGACAAATTTTCGTGTTTTGA
- the LOC125533065 gene encoding uncharacterized protein LOC125533065: protein MRGGGGAGDKQPANGMHGGAGGASAGKPRSYFLYGILLYAVLPVLFLYMVVAAISPIYNPRCSPEGAGAMVHFVVANPNASSSNTSMRPPMVSADDAPTGLRHIVFGIGASSALWESRKEYIKLWWRPGRMRGFVWMDKPVEEFYSKSSRTGLPAIMVSSDTSKFPYTHGAGSRSALRISRIVSESYRLGLPGVRWFVMGDDDTVFLPENLVHVLSRYDHTQPYYIGSPSESHIQNLIFSYGMAFGGGGFAISRALAEELAKMQDGCLHRYPALYGSDDRIHACMSELGVPLTRHPGFHQCDLWGDVLGLLGAHPVAPLVTLHHLDFLEPVFPTTPSRAGALRKLYDGPVQLDSAAVAQQSVCYDGEHQWTVSVSWGFAVMVVRGVLSPREMEIPVRSFLNWYRRADYTAYSFNTRPVARQPCQKPNVYYMRDSRMDRRRNVTVTEYERHRVKPPPCRWRIADPAALLDHIVVLKKPDPDLWKRSPRRNCCKVLSSPKKGENRSMTINVGVCREGEFAKI from the exons ATGAGGGGCGGAGGAGGGGCCGGCGATAAGCAGCCGGCCAACGGCATGCATGGCGGCGCCGGCGGTGCCTCAGCCGGCAAGCCCAGGTCTTATTTCCTCTACGGCATCCTCCTCTACGCCGTCCTACCCGTGTTGTTCCTGTACATGGTCGTCGCCGCGATCTCGCCTATCTACAACCCGCGGTGCTCGCCGGAGGGCGCCGGCGCCATGGTGCATTTCGTGGTGGCCAACCCGAATGCGTCCTCGTCAAACACTTCGATGAGGCCGCCGATGGTGTCGGCGGACGATGCGCCCACCGGGCTGCGGCACATCGTGTTTGGCATCGGCGCCTCGTCGGCGCTGTGGGAGAGCCGTAAGGAGTACATCAAGCTGTGGTGGCGGCCGGGGAGGATGCGAGGTTTCGTGTGGATGGACAAGCCCGTGGAGGAGTTCTACTCCAAGAGCTCGCGCACGGGGCTCCCGGCGATCATGGTGAGCTCGGACACGTCCAAGTTCCCGTACACGCACGGGGCCGGCAGCCGGTCGGCGCTGCGGATCTCCCGCATCGTCTCCGAGAGCTACCGCCTGGGCCTCCCGGGGGTCCGGTGGTTCGTGATGGGCGACGACGACACGGTGTTCCTCCCGGAGAACCTGGTGCACGTGCTGTCCCGGTACGACCACACGCAGCCGTACTACATCGGGTCGCCGTCGGAGAGCCACATCCAGAACCTCATCTTCTCCTACGGCATGGCGTTCGGCGGCGGCGGGTTCGCCATCAGCCGCGCGCTGGCGGAGGAGCTGGCCAAGATGCAGGACGGGTGCCTGCACCGGTACCCGGCGCTGTACGGCAGCGACGACCGCATCCACGCGTGCATGTCGGAGCTTGGCGTGCCCCTGACGCGCCACCCGGGGTTCCACCAGTGCGACCTGTGGGGCGACGTGCTGGGCCTCCTGGGCGCGCACCCCGTGGCGCCGCTGGTGACGCTGCACCACCTCGACTTCCTGGAGCCGGTGTTCCCGACGACGCCGTCGCGGGCCGGGGCGCTGCGGAAGCTGTACGACGGGCCCGTGCAGCTCGACTCGGCGGCGGTGGCCCAGCAGTCGGTGTGCTACGACGGGGAGCACCAGTGGACGGTGTCGGTGTCGTGGGGGTTCGCGGTGATGGTGGTGCGCGGGGTGCTGTCGCCGCGGGAGATGGAGATACCGGTGCGGTCGTTCCTCAACTGGTACCGGCGCGCCGACTACACGGCCTACTCCTTCAACACGCGGCCCGTGGCGCGGCAGCCGTGCCAGAAGCCCAACGTGTACTACATGCGCGACTCGCGGATGGACCGCCGCCGGAACGTGACGGTGACGGAGTACGAGCGGCACCGCGTGAAGCCGCCGCCCTGCCGGTGGCGCATCGCCGACCCGGCCGCGCTCCTCGACCACATCGTCGTCCTCAAGAAGCCCGACCCCGATCTCTGGAAAAGG TCGCCGAGGAGAAATTGCTGCAAGGTGCTGTCGTCGCCGAAGAAGGGGGAAAACCGGTCGATGACGATCAACGTCGGGGTGTGCAGAGAAGGCGAGTTCGCCAAGATTTAA